Sequence from the Neomonachus schauinslandi chromosome 9, ASM220157v2, whole genome shotgun sequence genome:
cctcatttgGGGTTATTGAAACACTTTTCAGTATTCGATTTTAATGTATCAATTGTGTTTTTGATTATCTTCCTATACTTTTTAAGTGGTTGCTCTAGGGATCTAAGATCAATCCTTAAACAAAAACtttgctaggtttttttttttttttaagattttatttattcatttgacagagagagagagagagagagcacaagcagggggagcagcaggcagaaggagaagcagactcctcgctgagcagggagcccaatgcgggcttgatcccaggaccctgggatcatgacctgagctgaaggcagacgcttaacccactgagccacccaggtgcccttttgctaggtttttaacatttgaaaaaaaaataaaccctttatTTGTCCCAGCAGATACTGTGCCTAGATGAAAGGTCCCAAGTATGACCACATCAGGTCGGAACCAGTCACCATACCTATCACCCTCCACCAGCTTCACCAGGCACCAACAGAGAGGTGAACAAGGGGCAAGGAAGATGGGCAGCGGCTCTGGCTGCCCCCTTCTCCTCATGAACAACTGCCCATCTTTCCAGAGCACTAGTGAAAGGCAGTGTCTCAcacaacaaaagcaacaacaaaaaatgtggATAGTGTATACTTAGTAGTAGACTTCAGGGTAGATTTAGGGCTTTAAATGAAGAATTgatgagcgcctgggtggctcagatggttaagcatctgccttcggctcaggtcatgatcccagggtcctgggatcgagtcccgcatcgggctccctgctccttgggagcctgcttctccctctccttctctctctctctctctgtctctcatgaataaataaataaaatctttaaaaaaaaataaaaaataaatgaagaattgatacaaacaaaatttctatgaaaacaaagaagagtGATGGTCCCAAAATAGTCTCAtactatttctaaaaatttcagtgaattttaaattgttaagTTTCATTCTTACTGACCTGATCTCTTATCCTCTGCTTAATGATATCTTCCAGTTGAAGGGTGGTTTCCTCTGTGATCACAGGTGCTAAGGGAAATATAACATGTACTCATTAGGTAGGTATAaactagaccagtggttcttgaACCAACAGCATCaacacctgggaacttgttagaaatgtgaaTTCTTAGGCTCTATCccacacctactgaatcagaaagttgggggtgggggtggagaagggcCACCCTATCTGTGTTTAAGTAGCTATTCTGATGCTCCctccagtttgagaaccaccaaaCTAGAGAGTATCTGGTAATAAGCGCTAATACTTTTAGTCCATGCACCTGGgtacatcttttttattctctctagAACTGGATAAAATGGAAATTCATTTTGACTTCACAGGTACAAGAAAGAATTTGATGAGATGACCAGGCTTTCCGGTTAGAGTACACAATTTGATCGGCAGACAATGACAGTACGCAATGCACACAGATCACTAGCAGAAATCATAAATTACACATTAGGTACCCTGTAGGCACTAATTAGCATATTACTAATTGCTGGGTGAATTAATAGTACTGTGACTATGTAAGAGAATATCCTATTTCTTAGAAGATACATGTAAAAGTACTTAGAGGAGTGAAGAATCATGATATTGGTAAGTTACTTTCAAGTGATTCAGGGGAGAAAAGTACACACACTCGATCACATACATACCCAAGGCAGGGAAagcaaatatatcaaaatgttaacTGGTGAATCCAGCTCAACAGCATCTATATGTCTGCTGTACtgtttttttcaacttttctgtatgtttacaagttttttttacattttttaaattaattttattatgttagtcaccatacgttacatcattagtttttgatgtagtgttccatgattcattgtttgcatataacatccagtgctccatgcagaacgtgccctctttaatacccatcaccaggctaacccatcctcccaccccccctcccctctaaaaccctgtttgtttctcagagtccataatctctcatggttcatctccccctccaatttcccccccttcattttttccttcctactatctttgttattgtttttttttttaacatataatgtattatttgtttcagaggtacaggtctgtgattcaccagtcttacacaattcacagcactcaccatagcacataccctcccaatgtgcatcacccagccaccccatccctcccaccccccaccactccagcaaccctcagtttgtttcctgagattaagaattcctcatatcgggcgcctgggtggctcagttggttaagcgactgccttcggctcaggtcatgatcccagggtcctgggatcgagtcccgcatcgggctccctgctctgcggggagcctgcttctccctctcccactccccctgcttgtgttccctctctcgctgtgtctctctctctgtcaaataaataaataaaatctttaaaaaaaaaaaaaaaaagaattcctcatatcagtgagatcatatgatactacAAGTTTTTAAAACGAAAAGTTggggggaaataaataaaacttctcttTCTATGAAATAGAACCgtagaaaaagcaaggaaacacacACTTGCAGGAGCCCAGTGGGCTCACGTACCCATGCGGACTGCGTGGTCAAAGTGCAGAGTCTCCTCTAGGAGGCTGTTCTCTGGGCGCTTTTGAGCTGTCACTTCCCCTTGAAGCTGCCAAGGTTTTTTTTCCAAcaactctttttctaaaaatgcaattttttcattcatctaagaaagagaaaaagttattacacatttaggaaacaaaatcagGATTAGAGCTAAATAAAagcaactgacttttttttttttgacggagggagagacagcgagagagggaacacaagcagggggactgggagagggagagtaggcttcccgctgaacagagagcctgatgcagggctcgatcccaggaccctgggatcatgacctgagccgaaggcagacacttttaatgactgagccgcctaGTGCCCCTCAACTAACATctttaaaagcacaaaaacaaGAAACGCATTATTCCTCAATACgcttgttttaatcttttttttttaaatatttttttttttttaaagattttatttatttatttgagagagagagagagagaatgagagagagagcatgaggggggagggtcagagggagaagcagagtccccgccgagcagggagcccgatgtgggactcgatcccaggactccaggatcatgacctgagccgaaggcagtcgcttaaccaactgagccacccaggcgcccccgcttgTTTTAATCTTGCCACTGTTTTATTACTAAGCCAACAGTGACCTCCTATTCCTGACACTTGAGGTGGGGTAACAAGCTGCAGATgaccctcctctttccctccctgatTTGAAATGCCATGTTTATAATATACTGAATTCCCCCAGAAGAATTTGGGtaatttctgggctctgttctaATCTAATGGTCTATCTATTCACAAGCCACTatcaattttaattattagagCATTACAAGATTAATTTATTAGAACATTAGTAACTGAAGGAGCCTCTTTTGACCCCACACTCCCAAATCCAAATTATCTCTAACTACTAAAAGACATCTATAATGACTTTATAGTGTACAGAATGCCAGCCTTCTCAGTCACTTTACTGAGTTCTCATATTTTTCCTAATAGCTTTCAATTCATCTGCTTAGGTTTTTCcagtatcttttgcaaatattaacaCTCACTTTAGTTTTTCTTACCTCTTATCTTTCTCTTTCGTAGTTGCACTAATACTTCTACAAGGATGTTAAAAAACAGTGGTAACGGTAATTGTGGACAttcttattcttcattttaaagggGTATTTCTAGAATTTCACCACTGAGCATGACAGCACTTTCTGGCTAGATGGATTTGTATTTCACTACAAGTGAAAATTAGGAATGGATactgaatttcatcaaatgtcTTTCTGACATATAAAAGAACCATATGGTTTTCTCCTTATTCTGTTATTCTGTTAAAACCAAGAATTATAGTAATAGATTTTCTAATCCTGAATCAAGAAAATGAGGCCCATTTACTTGTGGTGTTGTTAGTCTCTCACTGtgttattttggatatttacatCACTATTCATAAATGAAACTGTGTGTGAGTGTTTTAATGTCAGGTTTGGGTATCATGTTATAATAGCTtcacaaaaaaaaagtttggaaggtGTACTCTTTATACGTGGGAATTGATCAAACAACATTCAATCATGCATTTCTTGAAAGTCTGATATAATTCTCCAGTAAAACTaaacctgcttttttttctttttttttttttttgagaagacaCAGGGAGGTTAGGACACTAACTCAATgcaatttcacattttctttcccaaTGCTGCCCACCCCCTTTTaaatcttctctctcttctaggAACAATCTGACAATCATGGATTTAactcattctctttttctaataattcttttGATATCCATGATATATCTGATTATTTGCCTAGCCTCGTTTCTAATTGTGTGATATAATTTTAACGTGATTAAATGGCAAAGACAAATAATTGGAGCCAGGCTATAtctatttttgcaaatggcactTCATTTGTCTGAAATCATttcataaggaaataatttttatcaaCTTTGGAAGATGTGTTTGAGATGGAATTAATTAACATTCAGACTATGTGGAGCCATCTACAAATTATCTCAAAGAAGCAGTATCCTTATGAGCAGCTGAAACAGCTACAAAGAGAGGTTCACAGGacagctaatttaaaaaaaaaaatgccattagtaTAAAGAAaccagggacagagggaaaaaacaGGTTTTTACACAAATCGAAAGCCACACGTTGGGAAATACAGCACTTTTGCAAATTAGCTACCTTCCACATGGGGATTTTTATACAGTGTCTGGTAGAGAGTAGCaccaagatttttgttttttatttttttttaaagattttatttatttatttatttatttgagcaagcgagaaagagagagagagcacatgagaggggggagggtcagagggagaagcagactccctgctgagcagggagcccgatacggaactcgatcccgggactccaggatcatgacctgagccgaaggcagtcgcttaaccaactgagccacccaagcgcccagatttttgttttttaagcatctgccttgggctcaggtcatgatcccctcccccatcctgggatcaagccccatatcaggctctgtgctcagcaggaagcctgcttctccctctgcctgcctgtctgcctacttgtgatctctctctgtcaaatgaataaaatcttttaaaaaataaatatataaataaaggatAAGTAAGCATTCCACCAAGAAAAAGAGTAGATTAGTTATCTGTGAGTTGTACAGTTCTggtaaacatataaaaaattccttaaattcCCAATTCTTaccttttcctgtcttttttcaaAAGAGGATTTAACTTCATCAGAATCTTTCTGTACATTTAAGATATTTGTatcctcactttcctcatcaTCTGGCAAAGCAAAGGTCACTCTTTTCGAGGTTTCTTTATGTTGTTTACTGTCTTCACTCTCTTCAAGGTCATTATCTTCATCACTATAGTACCAAAACACTTATGAAAGGATAATACACTATTTTTcattaggaaaacaaaaccaattcTCTAGAAAAGATATTCTGTATACCTTATGCAAATAGTCAGAATTCCAGTCATTCAATTAAGGAACAGAAGGTATTATTTAGGTGAAACGGAACAAAAAGTgtgcaatatataaaaaataaattattcctcAATCTATAATACAAATGTATCTCACAATAATAACAGTATTTTTATTGgcacaaaaagcaaacaaaagctcCTTGTAATAAAGGTTTGATTGCCACTGCCAGCGATATTTATCTTCATCAGATTATCTCTAAAGCCCCTTTAAACTCGGAGACTTTCTTCTGGCTACCTTGTGACTATCTGATCTTAGAGAATATAACTTCTTAGGACAAACATATTTGACAACTATGAGTACACACATATAATTGGATGGTTCTAGCTTACAGGATTCAAAATACTCACGTTTCAGAAAtgctcccttctccttcttcgTCAGCaatttcttcctcatcttcatTTGAACCCAGTTCATCATCATGAACACTTGCTAGTTCTTCATCACTTTCAACTGGATCAAAGAAGTCTTTGTATTTCAAGTTTCTGGAACTTTTACCTAACTAAAGTAAAAAGACTTTTCAAACTTTCAATTAAGAACAGAAGAACACATTAAatcatgcatatatgtgtatgccTATTACATACAGGGAACTGGTAACTGACAACACTACCATAAAACTGTAAGAACTACTAGACTTGAACAAACTGGAAGGAAGCATAGATTCATTTATAACTGGTAAGACAGAGCACAATATTCCTAACTCTAAAGCTTCTAActataattatttccaaaatatccCTGCCTAAAGTATACAAATGCCTTCCTCTCCCTATTATTTTTAGCGTTTGGTGAGAATATGTTTGAGGGAAATTCTGAATACCTCTAACGTGTGATTATGGTTCCTACGCTACAAAACAATGTGGTAAGGAAATGATAGCTTCGGTTTAATTTTTCTAGTCCATTGTTTTCAACTgatctaaatatttcatttacacCCTGGTAAGTTTTGAGGTATTTTAAACCTCttctcaagaaataaaacaaaatctaatttAAGGAGGTAGaaagtcctctctctcttctcccaaaaCTTTACCTTAGGTTTTTGACTTCTAAGCAGTTCTCCCTCATCTTCATCAGAATCAACGTCTTCAAAAAAATcaatgtcttcctcttcctcatcatctttttgttcttcttccttttccatgttttctaaaaAGGTCTCCATTTCAGACAGTTTGAAAAATTTATCATCTACTATGGACTTCTCTCTTGGTTTCCTAGGCACTTTGTCTTGCACCTTGCTCTGTTGCTCCAATTTGCTGATATCAAAATCAAGATCAGAATCCTCATCACTGAAAACTGGACTTTTCCTCAGATCAACTTTGCTCAAGTTTTTAGCTCTCTCATCCACTTTAGGATCATCACCACTCAGGTCAgccacttcttcctcctccagatCTTGTATGAGGGCCTCCTGGCCATCAGACTCCACCTCTGAGCCATCCTCTTCACACTCCTGCTCTTCATTCTCTGGAAGAAGACTGATGTCTTTGTCTTTAATGGTTTTACTAACTGCATTCTGGAAGTACTGTAAAATTGGTTCATTTTGCAATTCTAGTTGTTGCCAAATCTGCTCATCATCAAAATTGTCTATCACCAGTTTTTTTAACGGACTTCCGTGGATCCTGTCattctctaatattttattaaaatcataaagtaCTTTTGTTAATGAAGTGAAGTTTGATGCCAATTCATCTTGAATCCTATTAAGGGAGCACAAGGAGGAAGTTTAAAGAGATTTATAATTATAGGCAATAATTTCACAGCACTgtgaattaaaaggaaaaagaagcccAACTCTTGTGCAAAATCAAACTTGAATGAAATATCAATTTTAAGTATAGATTCTGGCCCCTAACAGTGTATTATCTTGCTGAGGCGCCACACTAATATATAACTAAGTCTGTGATCTGCTATATGGATTTTAGGCAGGCAAACTATTACACACCTCTTTGCTTAAAGATATATAGTGAATCTTAGCCTTAAATGCTCAACTCTGCTATATCATATGCCACTCCATTCAGTCAGCCAATGGTTAACACTTGCTTTGGCAAGAGTGCTCAGAGAATACCTCTGAAGATGTAACATCTGAAATGAGACCTGTATATAAGGAGACAGTCTTACAAAGACCTGGAAACATACATTTCAAGCAGAAAAAACAGTGAGAACAAATTTCCTAAGATAGAAATGAACTTGGTGAGTTTGAGGAACAGAAATGCCAGCATAGCTGGAGTGTGTGAAGGAGGCAGAAGGCCAGGGAGGTAGATGGGAGCTGTATCATGCAGGGCTCAGAGGTAAGAGTTTGCTGTTTTAAATGTAAAGAGAAGCCATCAGGTGATTTTaagcaaaggaggaaaatgatgTAATTTACACTTTGGAAAGATGGCCAACTGAAGGAAAGGAACGAAAGTACAGTAATTAGGTTGACACAGCCATCCAGGCAAAGGATGATAAACAACTGTGCAGGGGTTAGAGCAGCAGATACTGCGACAAGCAGTCAAATTCAGAATACAGTTTGAAGATAGAACCAACAAAATTTGCTGATGAATTAGaggtagaaatgagaaaaaggaagatatCAAGGAAGCAGCTTAGTTATATGTCTGAACGACTGAAAAACCAGAAGTGCCAGTTACTCAGGTAGGGAAGGCAGGTGCATGTGGAAAAGATTTCAGGGAGGGCAGAGTATAAAAGagtaaaacagaaacaacagGTCATTTCGAACATAAGAAATTTGAGATGCTGAGAGCGTACATGGCTGTAGCTGCTGTGCGCCTGAAGCTCAAGGGAAAGGTCGGGTATGAAACACAAATCTGAGAGCCACACTTTCATAGATCATACTTAAAGTCCTTCAACAAAATACGAAGAGCTTGTGTTGGGAAGAGAGATGAAAGTCCTAATTCTCAAGAAGCTcatcgtggggggggggggtaggtagACAACAAATTTAATACTTTCAATAAAGTATGATGAGTAAGCACTGGGTGGTTTGGGAGCGTGTTGGAGAAAAGAGCAACCAACCTAGTGCACGCGCAATTGAAGAGTAGGGGGGTGCGTAAGACTCAATGGAAGGCTCTGGGCGTTCCTAATTGAGCTTAGTTTGGTTACTACACGACTGGGAGATCTGCACTGTACAgcatttaacaatttaaaattttctgatagGCTAGGGGAGCGTAACTATCTGAAATCTGGGGGAAACAGATGTACACTTCCCTTCACCTTCCCCCTACTCCAGAATTTGCTGGGGGCCAGCAGTCCGCGCCCACGTGAGACCCGGGCCGCACCCCGAGCCCGGGTTCCGTTCACTTACGTGAGAAAGCACTCTGGCTGGCCGGTGGCTTTATCAACCTCCTTCAGACACCGCTCCAAGGTCCGTCGACGCCAGACGCGCGGGGCCATTGCTGTCTA
This genomic interval carries:
- the MPHOSPH10 gene encoding U3 small nucleolar ribonucleoprotein protein MPP10; translated protein: MAPRVWRRRTLERCLKEVDKATGQPECFLTIQDELASNFTSLTKVLYDFNKILENDRIHGSPLKKLVIDNFDDEQIWQQLELQNEPILQYFQNAVSKTIKDKDISLLPENEEQECEEDGSEVESDGQEALIQDLEEEEVADLSGDDPKVDERAKNLSKVDLRKSPVFSDEDSDLDFDISKLEQQSKVQDKVPRKPREKSIVDDKFFKLSEMETFLENMEKEEEQKDDEEEEDIDFFEDVDSDEDEGELLRSQKPKLGKSSRNLKYKDFFDPVESDEELASVHDDELGSNEDEEEIADEEGEGSISETDEDNDLEESEDSKQHKETSKRVTFALPDDEESEDTNILNVQKDSDEVKSSFEKRQEKMNEKIAFLEKELLEKKPWQLQGEVTAQKRPENSLLEETLHFDHAVRMAPVITEETTLQLEDIIKQRIRDQAWDDVVRKERPKEDAYEYKKRLALDHEKSKLSLAEIYEQEYIKLNQQKTAEEENPEHKEIQKMMDSLFLKLDALSNFHFIPKPPVPDIKVVSNLPAITMEEVAPVSVSDAALLAPEEVKEKNKAGDVKTAAEKTATDKKRERRKKKYQKRMKLKEKEKRRKLLEKNHPDQAEKYTKAVASEKLKQLTKTGRASLLKDEGKDKALKSSQAFFSKLQDQVKMQISDAKKTEKKKKKRQDISVHKLKL